Within the Streptomyces sp. YIM 121038 genome, the region CGCCCAGGGCGAGGCCCACGACCGTGCCCGCGAACCGCAGCACGTCCTGGAGGTGTCCTACGTAGAGGGCGAGCGTCAGCGGGAACACGATCAGCGCGAGCTGGAGCCTGCGCCGCCACAGGGCGCTCAGCCGGAAGCTCAGGAAGGCGCCCACCGCGCAGGCCGCGATGCCCGGTGTCGCGGTGAGCTCCTGGGCGAGCGCGGTGGGCCAGTCGTCGCCCGCCAGCTCGCTGACCTTGACCGCGCCGGTGCCGAGCAGCGCCCCGAGCACCTGGCCGACGACGAGGAGCACGGCGGTGCGCACGGAGCCCATACGGATCTCGGCGGCCGGGCCGATCAGCAGCAACAGCAGCGTGGACCCCACGTAGTTGCCGATTCCGGAGCACCACAGGATCGAGGTGAGGGGCGTCCACCAGCGGCCCTCGGCGAGCGCGGGCACGCCCACGCCGACATCGGAGAGCAGCCTGTCGGCGGGCCCTCCGCCGAGGCTGCCGGTGAACAGGCCGACGGCCCACAGGGCCACGACGAGGAACACCGTCACGGGCGCGTGGCTCACCGGCGCGAAGGCGCGTTCGGCGGCGCGCAACCAGCGCAGGGGCCCCCGCTCGCCCGGCGGCGCGAGCGGCGGCCCCTGCGCCGGCTCCGTGGCGGCGGCGCCCGCCGGGCCCTCGGGGGTGCTCATTCACCGAGCGCATCAGGAGGCCGCCGCGGGCACATCCGGGGCTGAGCCGAACGGGTGACGCGCGCCCCGACACCGACCTTGGACGAACGTACGAAGGATCGCGCCTGGTAAACGGCAGCGTGCCCCGTCCGCCCCGATCCATTCCCGCTCATTTGTGTAATGGCGCCCGTACTCACCGCGCTGAAAGGCTGACGAACGCACGCCATTACGGGATCGGGAGGGCATTGTCCATGTCGGTAGGCGAAGAAATCCGTACGGACGAAGACAGGCCGCAGCAGAGTCTCGGCACTTCTGCCGCGCGGAATCTGGCCACCACCACCAAGTCCGCGCCGCAGATGCAGGAGATCAGCTCGCGCTGGCTGCTGCGGATGCTGCCCTGGGTCCAGGTGCAGGGCGGCACGTACCGAGTGAACCGAAGGACGAGTTACTCGGTCGGTGACGGGCGGGTCACGTTCATCAAGACAGGGGACCGCGTCGAGGTCATCCCGGCCGAGCTCGGCGAGCTGCCGGTGCTGCGGGACTTCGAGGACCAGGACGTGCTCGCGGAGCTGGCACAGCGCTGCCAGCAGCGGGAGTTCGAGGCCGGTGCGGTGCTCGCGTCCTTCGGCAGCCAGGCGGACGAGGTGTTCCTGCTGGCCCACGGCCGCGTCGAGCAGATCGGCACCGGCCCCTACGGCGACGACACGGTCCTCGCCACCCTCGCCGACGGTGCTTACTTCGGTGACCATGCGCTGATCGATGCGGAGACCATCTGGGAGTACACCGTCCGCGCGGTGACCGCGTGCACGGTCCTCACGCTCCCGCGCCAGGACCTGGAGCAGGTCGCGGAGCGCTCCGAGTCCCTGCGCGCCCACCTCCAGGGAGTGCGGTCCGTCCCGTCCCAGCGCACCAACGACTACGGAGAGGCGGCCATCGACCTCTCCGCGGGCCACGTCGGCGAGGCCGTCCTGCCCGGCACCTACGTGGACTACGAGGCGAGGCCGCGCGAGTACGAACTGAGCGTCGCCCAGACGGTCCTGCGCATCCACACGCGCGTGGCGGACCTCTACAACCAGCCGATGAACCAGACCGAGGAGCAGCTGCGCCTCACCGTGGAGGCGCTGAAGGAGCGCCAGGAGCACGAACTCATCAACAACCGCGAGTTCGGACTGCTCAACAACTGCGAGTACGACCAGCGGATCCAGCCGCACGACGGCGTACCCAGCCCGGACGACCTGGACGAACTGCTCAGCCGCAGGCGCGGATCGAAGCTGTTCCTCGCCCACCCGCGCGCGATCGCCGCGTTCGGCCGCGAGTGCAACAAGCGCGGACTCGTCCCGGAGACCATCGACATGTCCGGGCACCGCATCCCGACCTGGCGCGGTGTGCCGATCTTCCCGTGCAACAAGATCCCGGTGACCGAGGCCCGCACCTCCTCGATCATCTGCATGCGTACGGGCGAGGACGAGCAGGGCGTCATCGGGCTGCACCAGGCGGGCATCCCGGACGAGATCGAGCCGAGCCTGTCCGTGCGCTTCATGGGCATCAGCGAGCAGGCGATCATCTCCTACCTGGTCTCGACGTACTACTCGGCGGCCGTCCTGGTTCCGGACGCGCTCGGCGTCCTGGAGAACGTCGAGATCGGCCGCTGGAGGTGACCCGCCGCCCCTGCCCGTGGGGACAGCGCCGCCGCCCGTGTCCCTTGCAGCGACGCCGGGCACACCCGTCCTGCACGCGCCCGGAGACCAAGGACCGGCCACCGTCCGCCTCCACGCCGGAGTAGGTCCATGACGGACACCACGGACGTGACGGAGCGCGTGCGGGCACCCCGGAGCCACGGCCCTCCGGAAGGGGGCGAGGCGGCGGACATCCTCGCCGGGGCCCGCGGGTGCGTCGACCCGGAGCTGCGCCGTGCCGTTGAGTCGCTGCCCGGTTCGATGCGCCGCGTCGCGCTCTACCACTTCGGCTGGGAGCGCGCGGACGGCACGCCCGCGGCGGGAGACGCGGGCAAGGCCATCCGGCCCGCGCTCGTCCTGGCCGCGGTGCGGGCGCTCGGCGGCGATCCGCGCGCGGCCGTCCGGGCGGCGGCGGCCGTGGAGTTGACCCACCACTTCACGCTGCTGCACGACGACGTCATGGACCGGGGCGCCACCCGTGGGCGCCGTCCCACCGCGTGGACCGTGTTCGGCGACGCCGACGCGATCCTCGCGGGGGACGCCCTCCAGGACCTGGCACAGCGGCTGCTCGCCGAGGACCCCCACCCGGGGGCCGCGGTGGCCGCCACCCGCCTGGCCGCCTGCGTCGTGGAACTGTGCGCCGGGCAGCGGGCGGACCGCGCCCTGGAGCGGCGCGCCCCCGGGGAGGTCTCGCTCGCCGAGTGCCTCGCCACGGCCGAAGCCAGGACCGGGGCGCTGCTCGGCTGCGCCTGTGCGATCGGGGCGGTGTACGCGGGCGCGGGCGTGGAGACCGCCGATGCCCTCGACGGGTTCGGGAGGCAGGCCGGGCTCGCCTTCCGGCTCATCGACGACGTGATCGGGATCTGGGGAGATCCCGCACGCACGGGCAGGCCCGGGTGGGCGGACCTCGCGGCTCGCAGGAAGTCGCTGCCGGTGGTCGCCGCGCTCGCCTCCGGCACCCCGGACGGCGCAGCCCTGGCCGTGCTGTACGACCGTAGGGCGCGGACGGGAGACCTGGACCGGATGGCCCGCGCGGTCGAGGGCGCCGGAGGGCGGGACTGGGCGCAGGCGCAGGCCGCCGACCGGATGTCCCGCGCCCTGCAGGAGGTCGCCCGCGCGGTGCCGGACCCCGAGCGGGCGGGGGGTCTGCTGACGCTCGCGGAGTTCGTCACCCGGCGATCCCACTGACGACCGGCCCGAGGGGGGTGCCCGGTGGGTGGGGGTCCGTGGTGCCGCGCCATGCGGCCCGCGGACCCCGCCCGCCGGGCGTTCGGACCGCCGTACCACCGCGTCGCCGCGTACGAAACGATCACTTAGGCTGCAACCGGCAGCACGGGGGGAGGAGTTGACGGTGAAGGGGTGGGGTCGTGGGAGTGGCGATACGGAGAGCGGTCGAGCGTGACCGGGCGGACGTCGTCCGGCTGATGAACGAGTCGTTCCACCGGGACCCGGTGAGCAGCTGGCTGTTCCCGGACGAGGAGCGCCGACGGAGCAGGCACGGCGCGCTGATGAGCGCCTTCCTCGATCTCGCGTTCGCGGAGGGGTACGTGGACATCGCCGAGGACGGCTCGGCGGTGGCCCTGTGGTGGTCGGTTCCCGCGGGCGCGGGGCACGGGGACGGCGCGCCCGAGGACGGGCCCGCGCAGCTCCGGGAGGCCGTCGACCCGGCGAACGAACGGGTGGAGGTGATCGGCCAGTTGACGTCCGACATCCATCCGACCGACCGGCCGCACCAGTATCTGCACATGATCGCCGTGCGGCCCGACCGGCAGGGGCAGGGGCTCGGCACGGCGCTCGTCGCCTCCGTCCTCGAACGGTGCGACCGCGACGGGCTGCACGCCTATCTGGAGGCGAGCAACGCGCGCAGCCGCGCGCTGTACCTGCGCCTCGGCTTCACCGATCTGGGGGCGGCGCTCGACCTCCCGGACGGGCCCACGATGTGGCCCATGTGGCGCGAGCCGAAGGCATCCTGAACCGACGGAACTCCCTGCACGTCCCGCCTGGAGGGTGGCGGAAGCGGCCCTCCGCGCCCGCTCACCCGCCGTCTCGGAGAGGTCCCGGCTTGCGCAAGCTCACCTACTTCGTCGCCGTCTCGATCGACGGGTTCATCGGTGACCCGAGCGGAGACGCCAACTCCTACATGGCGTACGTGGACGAGGAGTTCCTGGAGTTCCTGAAGACGGAGTACCCGGAGACGATCTCCGTCGCCGGACGTCGCGTCCTCGGCTTCGACGGAGCGCCGAACCAGAAGTTCGACACCGTCATCCAGGGCATGAACACCTACCAGGTCGGCCTGGACGAGGGCATCGCGAGCCCGTACGCGCATCTGCGCGAGTACGTCGCCTCGCGCAGCCTGGGCGCGGCGCCCGACCCGAAGGTGCAGGTCATCGCCGACGACCTCATCGGCAAGGTCCGCGAACTCAAGGCCGAGGACAGCGGCCTCGACATCTGGCTGTGCGGCGGCGCGCGGCTCGCGGGCCTGCTGCGCGACGAGATCGACGAGCTCGTGCTGAAGACGTATCCGGTGCTGCTCGGCTCCGGCATGCCGATGTTCACGGGCGTGGAGTCCGCCGTCAGCGGCTTCGCGCTGACCTCGTCCCGGGTCTTCGGCAACGGAGTCGTCGTACGGAACTACGCGCGGCAGCCCGCGGACGGGTGACCCCCGGACCGCAACCCGACACCGCTCGGGCCGAAGCAGGCACCCCTCGGGCTGTGCGGCCCCCATAAATCGCCATATCCTGGCCTTATGGGCACTGATGGGAGCCGGTCCGTCCCCCGTCCCGAGGGTGAGCACGTCTGCCCCAGCTGTGGACGGCAGGTCGGCACGGCCGTCAAGCGGCGCAAAGTGCTCGGGGTCTTCGTCCCCGTCTGGGGACCGGCCCCGTGCCACAACCCCGCGTGTGACGCGTGCGTCACCGAGGAGCAGTCCGAGGACCGGGGCAGGCGCGGTCACAAGAGCAGGCGGCGGAGCGCTCCGCCGCAGAAGGCGCGCCCCCGGGCGCCCGGCCCCGCCGAGGCCGACACCAAGTCGGTCGTGGAGACGGAACCGGACCCCGGCGCCTGAGCCGTCGGCGCCCGGGGCTCCCGACGGGGTCGCCGGGTTCTCGGCTGGGTGCTGAACCCCCAACTGACCTGCGCGGACGGCCGATTGTCAGTGGGCGCCGATAAGGTCGCGGGCATGAAGGTCACATGGGGGAAGCGGTGGGCCGCCGCGCTGGTGGCGGTGGTGGCCCTCGCCGGGTGCGGGGCCGGAGGCGGCGGCCGGGACGGTGCCGGTGTGTCGGCCCGTGGCGCGCGGCTGTCCGGAGCGCCCGAGGTCGACTCGGAGCGTGACCTTCCGGAACTGCCCCTGGACCGCTACGAGTTCAGTCGGCGCGACTACGACCGACAGGAGGCCGCCACCCTGCGCCTCACCCAGGTCTGCATGAAGTCCTACGGCTTCGCCGACTTCCCCCTGCACTGGCGCGAGCGCGACGCCACCCTGGGCGGCGTCGCCGTCGCAGCGGTCATCTCGACCACGCTCACCGGCTCGCTCGACCTGGACCGGGCCCGGCGCTTGGGGTACGGCGTGGACGGCGACGCACTGAAGGAGTACCGCGAGCGGCGGCTCCCGAAGGGGCGCCTGATCACACAGGACGAGTACGCGGTGCTGCGCGGCGTGGGCGAGGGCCCGAGCGGCGGCGGTTTCAAGGTCGACGGCCGGGAGGTGCCGAGCGGCGGCTGCTCCCAGCGCGGCGCGCGGCAGCTGAGGGCCGACGTCAAGGACGAGCCGCGCCTGACCTGGTACGTCACGAAGCGCCGCACGGCACTCGACAAGGCCGTCGCCAAGGACCGGCGGATGCGGCGCGCCCTCGACGTCTGGGCCGACTGCGTCGAGGACAAGGGCTTCGCCCGCTACGCCAGCCCGGAAGCCGCCTTCCGGGACAAGGCCTGGCGGCGCGGCGGCGACGGGCGGACCGGGCACACGCCCCGGGAGCGCGGCACGGCCGTCGCCGACATCGAGTGCAAGCGCGAGCACAACACGGCGGGAGTGTGGTGGACCGTGGCCGCCGAGAAGCAGCGGTACGACATATCCCGGCACCAGGCGTCGTACGACGCGGTCCGTGCCGACCTGGAGCGGGTGCGGGCGGCGGTGCGGCGGGCGCTCGCCTAGCGGCCGTTCACCGCGGGCGGCGCGCCCGGTGCCGGGCCACCGCGTCGTTGTTGGCACACCGCACCGAGCAGTACGCGCGACGGCCCGCGCGCGAGGTGTCCACGAAGGCGCGGCCGCAGCCCGCGCGGGCGCAGCGGCCCAGGCGGCGGGCGTCCGCGTGGCACGCGATGTACGCGAGCCCGGCCGCCGTCAGGGCGCGGACGTGGGCCACGGGGTCGGCGCCGGGCGCGCTGTAGTGGAAGTGCGGGGTGCCGTCGTGCAGGGCGATGTACGGGCGGCTCGACGCCTCTTCGAGGAGCCGGTTGAGACGGGCGCAGCGCTCCGCGAGGTCCTGCGGGCCGAAGCAGTCGGCGAGGCGGCGGGCCCAGGTCCGGAGGTCCCGCCGCTGCGCGGGGCCGAGCGCGTGCTCCACGACGCCGTGCGCGGCGAGCAGGGCGGAGGGGTCGTCGGCCGTGGCCGTGTCGCCTGGGCCCGCGCCTCTCGGGTCCGCCTCGCCCGGGCCCACGCCGTCGCGGCCCGTGCCGTCGCGGCCCCCGCCGTCAGGGCTCGCCTCACCCAGGCCCGCGCCACCCGGGCCCGCGCCATCCGGGCCCGCCTCGCCCAGATCCGCCTCACCCGGGCCGGCCCCGTTCGGGCCAGCCCCGTCCGGGCCCGCATACGCGTTCACCAGGTCCGCGGCGAGCAGCGCTGCCTCGCCTCCGTAATGGTTGAAATGCATAAGGGCATGACATCACGCTGGGCCCATGGGGAACACTCGCGCCGCGCGCGGCGCCCTCGGCCTGGTGCTCGCGCAGGTGGTCAGCCTGCAGGCGGGCGCGGCGGTCGCCAAGGCCGCGTACGGGCAGGTGAGTCCGACCGCCCTCGCGGGCCTGCGGCTGGGGTTCGCGGCCCTCGTGCTGTGGTGCGTGGTGCGGCCCCGGCCCCGGCGGTTCACGGCCGAGCGGTGGTGGGCCGCCGTGGGGCTCGGCGTGGTCCTCGCCGCCATGAACACGGCGTACTTCCAGGCCATCGGGAAGCTGCCGCTCGGGGTCGCCGCCACCCTCGAACTGCTCGGGCCGCTCCTGCTCGCCCTGGCGCTCTCGCGCAGCCCGGCACAGCTGTGCGCGGGGCTGCTAGCCCTCGCGGGGGTGCTGCTGCTCGCGGCGCCGGGCGGGGCGCTGCCGGTCGCGGGGCTCGCGCTCGGCGCGCTCGCCGCGGGCTGCCGGGCCGCGTACGTGGTGCTCAACCGGCGCGTGGGGCGGCTCTTCCCGGACTGGTCCGGGCTCACGGTGGCGCTGGCGGTGGGCGCGCTGCTCCTGGTGCCGGTCGCGGTGTTCACCGACGGCGCGGCCGTCGCCCGGCACCCGGGAGTCCTCGCCACCGGCCTCCTCGTCGCGCTCCTCTCGTCCCTGATCCCGTACTCCCTCGACCTGCTCGCCCTGCGTCGCATCGGCGTCCGCGCCTTCGGCGTCCTGCTGGCCCTCGGGCCCGCGGCGGGCGCGGCCGTCGGCTTCGTCGCCCTCGGTGAGCGGCTGAACGCCCGGCAGTGCGGGGCGGTGGCGCTCGTGGTCGTGGCCTGCGCGTGGGCGGTGTGGTCGGGGGACGGAGGCCGCGGCACCGAGACCGGGGGCCGTTCCGCCGGGGAGGGAGGCCGCGCAACCGGGGACGGGGGCCGCACCGCCACCGGCGAAGGCCGCGCCGCCGAGGCCGGGGGCCGTACCGCCACCGGCGAAGGGCGTGGTGGCCAGGGGCAGGGCTGGGGCGGTTGAGGGGGGCGGGCCTGGCGCGCGCACGGGCTCACCGGGCGGTGGGGTCGTGTGCATGATGGGGCCATGACCCGACTCGAAGGCCTCATCCGGTGACCGACACCCAGGCAGGCCTCATACGCCCGGCCGACCCCGTGCGCCCCCGCCCCTTCGACGCCGTGCTCACCGATCTCGACGGCGTCATCCGTTTCTACGACATGTCCCGCCTCACGGAGCTGGAGCGCGCGGCGGGGCTGCCCGAGGGGGCCACCGCCGAGATCGCCTTCGCGCCCGAGACCGATCTGCCGCTGATGCTCGGCCGGATCGGCAAGGACGAGTGGGTGGCGGCGATCGCCACCGGGCTCGCCGAACACCGGGGGCTCGACGCGGCGCGCGGCCACGAACTGGGGCTCGCGCTGGCCGAGTCGGCGTTCTGGGCCGACCGGACGGTCGTGGACCTGCTGGGCCGCGCCCGCGCCCACGTACCGGTGTCGATCGTCACCAACGCCACGCCCTGGCTGGACGAGGACCTGGCGCGGCTCGGCCTGACGGCCCTGGTGGACGACGTCGTCGGCAGCGCCGCGCTCGGCCTGGCCAAGCCCGACCGGCGGATCTACGAACTGGCCGCCGAGCGCGTCGGAGCCGCCGTCACGCGCTGCCTGTTCGTGGACGACCGCGAGGAGAACGTGGCCGCGGCGACCGCGCTCGGGATGAGGGGCGTGCTGTACCGCGGGCCGGACGACCTGCGGGCGGCCCTCGCACCCCTGCTCGGCTGACCCGGGCGCGGGCGCCCCACCCCGTGTCGCCCGCCGCCGGGCGCGGTGGCCCCGTCACCCGGCCCGTCCGCCGGAGCGGGGCCGTCCGGTCGGTCGGGCCGGGGTCGGCACACGCGCGTCCATCTGTCTGTCCTCCACATCACACGCAGGCCCATGTCACATTCGGGCGGGGATCGATACCGTGGACGTACCGCTTCGTGATCTTCTGGTCGGCGCCGCAGCGCGGCGGGTGACGCACCGCCGTTCTCGGTGTGTCGCTGCTTTGACGGATCGCGACGAAGGAATGTGACAGATGGACGGAAGAGATCTCCTGGCGGAGCGCTTCGAGGAGCACAGGCCCCACCTGAAGGCCGTCGCGTACCGCATGCTGGGCTCCCTGAGCGAGGCCGAGGACGCCGTCCAGGAGACCTGGCTCAAGCTCAGCCGCACCGACAGCGACGCCGTGCAGAACCTGGGCGGCTGGCTGACGACCGTCGTGGGCCGCGTCTGCCTGGACCTGCTGCGCGCCCGCCAGCAGCGCGGCGAGCAGTCGCTCGACGTGCCCGACACCTATGTGCCCGACCCGCAGGTCAGCGCGCTGCCCGGGCGCCGCGAGACGGTCGACCCCGAAGAGGAGGCGCTGCTCACCGACTCGGTGGGGCTCGCCCTCCTCGTCGTCCTTGACACGCTCAGCCCGGCCGAGCGCCTGGCGTTCGTGCTGCACGACATGTTCGCCGTGCCGTTCGAGGACATCGCGCCCATCGTGGAGCGGGCCCCGGCCGCGACCCGGCAGCTGGCGAGCCGGGCCCGCCGCCGGGTGCGCGACGCGGCGCCGGTGCCGGACCCGGACCGGGCCAAGCAGCGCGAGGTCGTCGAGGCGTTCCTCGCGGCGGCGCGCGGCGGCGACTTCGACGCGCTGCTCGAACTCCTGGACCCGGACGTGGTGCTGCGGGCCGACGGCGGCGAGGTCGCGGGCCTGTCGCGCCTGGTGCGGGGCGCCCAGGCGGTGGTGGCGGGGGCGCGTTCGTTCGCCACCGTCGCGCTCGCCACGCACCTGGTGCTCGTCAACGGCAGGGTGGGCCAGCTCTCGGTGGTGGACGGCAAGCCGTTCTCCGTCGGCGAGTTCACGGTCCGCGACGGCCGGATCGTCGAGATCAACATCCTGGCGGACCACGACCGTCTCGCCGCCCTCCTGGACTCCGCCACGGTCACGGCCGTCACCGGGGAGGCCACGGACTGACGGGAGCCGTCCCCCGACCCCGGGGGACGGCGCCAGGCCGCCTGCGTCCGCCGTATCAGCCCGCCTGCGTCCGCGCGTCAGCCCACCCGGGTCCGCCGCGTGACCCGCCGCACGTACTCCTTCCGGTCCAGGGGGTCGTGGTCCGTGCGCGGGCGCTCCGGCGGTGCCCCGCGCACCGGCTCGTAGCGCTCGAAGGCGGACTCCAGCTCGCCCTCGCCGCGCGTGAGTCCGGGCAGGAGCCGCTCCAGCTCGTGCACGCGCGCGGCCGGGACCACGCCGTCGAGCACGTACGCCGGGCCGTGCACCGTCGGCGCGTACGGCACCGCGCCGATCCGCCCGAGCGCGGGCAGCAGGGTGCCGAACACATCGGCGGGCACGGTCAGCCGGAACCGGTGCACCGGCTCGTGCACCCGCGTGCCCGCCGCCCGCAGCGCGGCCATGAGGACGAGCGGCGTCAGCCGGCGGAAGTCCCCGGCCGTGCTCGACATGCTCTTGTCGAAGACCGCGTGCGCGTGGCTCTGCCGCGGCCATTACCCGCAGCGCGTCAGGGTGACGAGGCAGTCGGAGACCTCCCAGCCGTGCAGGCCCTGTCGCAGCGTCTCCCGCACGGTCTCCTCGACCGCCGCGAAGAACGCGTACGGCATCGAGCCCAGCTCGACGCCGAGGCGGAACGCCACCCCGGACCCCGGCGGCGAGGGCGCCACGCGCAGGCCCACCGTGGCGAGGAACGGATTGAGGTCCGTGTCGATGACCTCGACGTGCGTGCCGGTCCCGACGACCCGCTCCACGCACAGCGCCGTGGTCGCGCGGAAGTCGACGCCGACGCCGAACTTCTCGGCGAGCGTGGTCTCGATGACCTCCTTCTGGACCTCGCCGTACAGCGATACGGAGACCTCCTGGCGCAGCGGGTCCTGGCGCAGGCCGATCAGCGGGTCCTGCTCGGCGAGCCGGGTGAGCGCGGTGTGCAGCGCGCCCCTGTCGCCCGGGCGGCGCGGCTCGACGACGGTCTCCAGGGTGGGCGGCGCGAAGTGCCGCCGCGGCGCGTGCCGTTCCGGTACGGCGCGCACCTCGCCGAGCACGTCCCCGATCCGTACGTCGCCGAGCCCCCACACCCGGGCGATCTGCCCGGCGACGGCGGCCTCGCGGCGCACGGCCGTGCCCTGCTCGAAGACGCCGACCGCGGTGACCTTGCCGGGCTCCGCGCGGCCCCCGAAGGGCACCCGGTCGCGCACGCGCAGCGTGCCGGAGTACAGGCGCGTGTACGCCACCTTCTCGCCCGCGGCGCCGCGCTCGACCTTGAAGACGGTGCCCGCGAGCGGCCCCTCCGGGCTGCCGGTGGCCCGGGGCAGCAGTTCCTTGACGGCGTCCGTCAGCGCGTCGAGGCCGGTGCCCGTGATGGCCGAGCCGAAGAGCACCGGGTGCGCCTCGGCCCGCCGCGTCTGCTCCGCCAGGGCCGCGCGCAGCCGCGCGTACGTGAGAGTGGCGTGGTCGTCCACGACGTACGCGGCGAGCAGCGCGTCGTCCCGCTCGGCGAGCGACTCGGCGAGCAGGGCGCGGAAGCGGGCGTCCTCGGGCGCGTGGCGGACGGCGCGCGCGCCCCGCGTACCGGGGGAGTGGACCGTGCCCAGGGCGACGGCGGCCGGGGTCAGTTTCCGGCCGATCTCGGCGCGTACGCGCTCGATGTCGGCACCCCGGCGGACTTGATGGTGATCCCGCGCCGCCGCTCCAGGGCGAGCGAGTCGGTGAGGGTGCTGCCGTCGTCGACGCTGCCGAGCTCGTCGACGACACCGGCGGCGTGCAGGAGCCGCTCGGTCAGGCTGGTCTTACCGGCGTCTACGTGCGCCAGGATCCCCAAGTTCAGCAAGGGTGAAGGGGTGTGCGACGGCACAGGGCGTCATGTCCTCGTGATGGGGGGCGATTCCTTTCCGGCGGGACATGGACGTCTGGCGCATCTGAGGTCTCCTGGTCGGGGAGGTACGGGCGGGACACGACCAGCGCAGCAGGGGGCGCGGCGGCGGAGCAACCGATTTCCGCGGCCGCGGCATGGCGAAGGGGCCCGGCCGGATCGCTCCTGCCGGGCCCCTCCACGTGTGAACCGCCCTGGGATCAGGCCTTCTTGGTCTCCCAGAAGATGCGGTCGATCTCGGCGATGAGCTCCAGGGCCTTCTCGCCGGTCTTCGGGTCCGTCGACGCCTTGGCGGCCGACAGGGCCTTCAGGGTGTCGTTGACCAGCACGTGCAGCTGCGGGTACTTCTCGAAGTGCGGCGGCTTGAAGTAGTCGCTCCACAGCACCGAGACGTGGTGCTTGGCGAGCTCGGCGCGCTGCTCCTTGATGACCGTCGCGCGGGCCTGGAAGTGCGCGTCGTCGTTCGCGGCCATCTTCTCCTGGACGGCCTTGACCGACTCCGCCTCGATGCGGGCCTGGGCGGGGTCGTACACGCCGCAAGGCAGGTCACAGTGGGCGCTGGCCTTGACCTTGGGGGCAAACAGGCGGGAAAGCATTCAGCTGTCCTTCCTCGTGATCGTCTTCTCAGGTGGGACATTACTCCGTGAGAGACGCGTTTTCGCGAGTGCCCCCATGGGCTTAGGACAAAAGTCCAGGGTCACACTGGAACTGGTGGAGGATG harbors:
- a CDS encoding family 2B encapsulin nanocompartment shell protein; the protein is MSVGEEIRTDEDRPQQSLGTSAARNLATTTKSAPQMQEISSRWLLRMLPWVQVQGGTYRVNRRTSYSVGDGRVTFIKTGDRVEVIPAELGELPVLRDFEDQDVLAELAQRCQQREFEAGAVLASFGSQADEVFLLAHGRVEQIGTGPYGDDTVLATLADGAYFGDHALIDAETIWEYTVRAVTACTVLTLPRQDLEQVAERSESLRAHLQGVRSVPSQRTNDYGEAAIDLSAGHVGEAVLPGTYVDYEARPREYELSVAQTVLRIHTRVADLYNQPMNQTEEQLRLTVEALKERQEHELINNREFGLLNNCEYDQRIQPHDGVPSPDDLDELLSRRRGSKLFLAHPRAIAAFGRECNKRGLVPETIDMSGHRIPTWRGVPIFPCNKIPVTEARTSSIICMRTGEDEQGVIGLHQAGIPDEIEPSLSVRFMGISEQAIISYLVSTYYSAAVLVPDALGVLENVEIGRWR
- a CDS encoding polyprenyl synthetase family protein, whose translation is MTDTTDVTERVRAPRSHGPPEGGEAADILAGARGCVDPELRRAVESLPGSMRRVALYHFGWERADGTPAAGDAGKAIRPALVLAAVRALGGDPRAAVRAAAAVELTHHFTLLHDDVMDRGATRGRRPTAWTVFGDADAILAGDALQDLAQRLLAEDPHPGAAVAATRLAACVVELCAGQRADRALERRAPGEVSLAECLATAEARTGALLGCACAIGAVYAGAGVETADALDGFGRQAGLAFRLIDDVIGIWGDPARTGRPGWADLAARRKSLPVVAALASGTPDGAALAVLYDRRARTGDLDRMARAVEGAGGRDWAQAQAADRMSRALQEVARAVPDPERAGGLLTLAEFVTRRSH
- a CDS encoding CGNR zinc finger domain-containing protein, encoding MHFNHYGGEAALLAADLVNAYAGPDGAGPNGAGPGEADLGEAGPDGAGPGGAGLGEASPDGGGRDGTGRDGVGPGEADPRGAGPGDTATADDPSALLAAHGVVEHALGPAQRRDLRTWARRLADCFGPQDLAERCARLNRLLEEASSRPYIALHDGTPHFHYSAPGADPVAHVRALTAAGLAYIACHADARRLGRCARAGCGRAFVDTSRAGRRAYCSVRCANNDAVARHRARRPR
- a CDS encoding HAD-IA family hydrolase, translated to MTDTQAGLIRPADPVRPRPFDAVLTDLDGVIRFYDMSRLTELERAAGLPEGATAEIAFAPETDLPLMLGRIGKDEWVAAIATGLAEHRGLDAARGHELGLALAESAFWADRTVVDLLGRARAHVPVSIVTNATPWLDEDLARLGLTALVDDVVGSAALGLAKPDRRIYELAAERVGAAVTRCLFVDDREENVAAATALGMRGVLYRGPDDLRAALAPLLG
- a CDS encoding sigma-70 family RNA polymerase sigma factor, producing the protein MDGRDLLAERFEEHRPHLKAVAYRMLGSLSEAEDAVQETWLKLSRTDSDAVQNLGGWLTTVVGRVCLDLLRARQQRGEQSLDVPDTYVPDPQVSALPGRRETVDPEEEALLTDSVGLALLVVLDTLSPAERLAFVLHDMFAVPFEDIAPIVERAPAATRQLASRARRRVRDAAPVPDPDRAKQREVVEAFLAAARGGDFDALLELLDPDVVLRADGGEVAGLSRLVRGAQAVVAGARSFATVALATHLVLVNGRVGQLSVVDGKPFSVGEFTVRDGRIVEINILADHDRLAALLDSATVTAVTGEATD
- the sodN gene encoding superoxide dismutase, Ni, with the translated sequence MLSRLFAPKVKASAHCDLPCGVYDPAQARIEAESVKAVQEKMAANDDAHFQARATVIKEQRAELAKHHVSVLWSDYFKPPHFEKYPQLHVLVNDTLKALSAAKASTDPKTGEKALELIAEIDRIFWETKKA
- a CDS encoding GNAT family N-acetyltransferase, which encodes MGVAIRRAVERDRADVVRLMNESFHRDPVSSWLFPDEERRRSRHGALMSAFLDLAFAEGYVDIAEDGSAVALWWSVPAGAGHGDGAPEDGPAQLREAVDPANERVEVIGQLTSDIHPTDRPHQYLHMIAVRPDRQGQGLGTALVASVLERCDRDGLHAYLEASNARSRALYLRLGFTDLGAALDLPDGPTMWPMWREPKAS
- a CDS encoding EamA family transporter; the protein is MGNTRAARGALGLVLAQVVSLQAGAAVAKAAYGQVSPTALAGLRLGFAALVLWCVVRPRPRRFTAERWWAAVGLGVVLAAMNTAYFQAIGKLPLGVAATLELLGPLLLALALSRSPAQLCAGLLALAGVLLLAAPGGALPVAGLALGALAAGCRAAYVVLNRRVGRLFPDWSGLTVALAVGALLLVPVAVFTDGAAVARHPGVLATGLLVALLSSLIPYSLDLLALRRIGVRAFGVLLALGPAAGAAVGFVALGERLNARQCGAVALVVVACAWAVWSGDGGRGTETGGRSAGEGGRATGDGGRTATGEGRAAEAGGRTATGEGRGGQGQGWGG
- a CDS encoding dihydrofolate reductase family protein, giving the protein MRKLTYFVAVSIDGFIGDPSGDANSYMAYVDEEFLEFLKTEYPETISVAGRRVLGFDGAPNQKFDTVIQGMNTYQVGLDEGIASPYAHLREYVASRSLGAAPDPKVQVIADDLIGKVRELKAEDSGLDIWLCGGARLAGLLRDEIDELVLKTYPVLLGSGMPMFTGVESAVSGFALTSSRVFGNGVVVRNYARQPADG